In Lycium ferocissimum isolate CSIRO_LF1 chromosome 11, AGI_CSIRO_Lferr_CH_V1, whole genome shotgun sequence, a single genomic region encodes these proteins:
- the LOC132037083 gene encoding laccase-7-like, whose protein sequence is MGHQVFLFACTIIALLASCSSLVSADVVEHSFHVQNRTITRLCRRQVITAVNGSLPGPTIRVNEGDTLVVHVFNHSPYNLTIHWHGVFQLLSGWADGPEFATQCPIRPGHSYTYKFKVTGQEGTLWWHAHVSWLRATVHGALIIRPKKGHSYPFPKPYREVPILLGEWWNANVVDVENAGLASGAAPNNSDAYTINGWPGDLYPCSVNQTYKLKVKHGKTYLLRIINAALNNQLFFKIANHKMKVVAVDAAYTDPYITDVVVTGPGQTTDVLLMADQIPASYYMAANPYASAAGVPFDNTTTRGIIVYEGALPSTPIMPILPAFNDTPTAHKFFTDITGLVTGPFWNPPPQKVDEHMFITIGLGLTACDGRPGNATCAGPNGQRLAASMNNASFQFPDKISMLEAFFYNVGGVYTTDFPDQPPLKFDYTNPNNSNNTAIIMTTKSTKVKKVKFNATVEIVFQNTALIGIENHPIHLHGFNFYVLAQGFGNYNPAVDQKKFNLVNPQERNTIGVPVGGWAVVRFRANNPGVWLMHCHLDVHLPWGLATSFVVENGPTPSTRLPPPPPDLPKC, encoded by the exons ATGGGGCATCAAGTTTTCTTGTTTGCTTGCACCATAATAGCTCTTCTAGCTTCTTGCTCCTCATTGGTTTCAGCTGATGTTGTTGAGCATTCTTTTCAT GTGCAAAACCGTACCATAACGAGACTGTGCCGTAGACAAGTGATCACTGCTGTAAATGGAAGTCTTCCTGGTCCAACCATACGCGTAAACGAAGGGGATACCCTTGTCGTTCATGTCTTCAACCATTCACCTTACAATCTCACTATTCATTG GCATGGAGTCTTCCAGCTATTGAGTGGGTGGGCTGATGGACCCGAATTTGCGACCCAGTGCCCGATCCGACCCGGACATAGCTATACCTACAAGTTTAAAGTAACTGGACAAGAAGGGACTTTATGGTGGCATGCACATGTATCTTGGCTTAGAGCCACAGTTCATGGTGCACTTATTATTCGCCCTAAAAAGGGTCACTCTTATCCTTTCCCTAAACCTTACAGAGAAGTTCCTATCCTCTTAG GAGAATGGTGGAATGCCAATGTTGTGGATGTGGAGAATGCAGGACTAGCAAGTGGTGCTGCGCCTAATAACTCTGATGCTTACACTATCAACGGCTGGCCAGGCGATCTTTACCCTTGCTCTGTTAATC aAACGTACAAGTTGAAGGTGAAACACGGGAAAACATATCTCCTTCGTATCATCAATGCTGCACTCAATAACCAACTCTTTTTCAAGATAGCCAACCATAAGATGAAAGTTGTTGCGGTTGATGCTGCTTACACTGACCCCTACATCACGGACGTAGTCGTCACTGGGCCGGGCCAGACGACCGACGTCCTCTTGATGGCCGACCAGATCCCGGCATCCTACTACATGGCTGCTAACCCCTACGCTAGTGCAGCCGGGGTGCCATTTGACAACACCACAACTAGGGGAATTATAGTGTATGAAGGTGCACTACCATCAACACCCATAATGCCAATTTTACCAGCCTTTAATGACACACCAACAGCCCACAAATTCTTCACTGATATAACTGGGCTTGTAACTGGGCCATTTTGGAACCCTCCACCTCAAAAAGTGGATGAGCATATGTTTATTACTATTGGGTTGGGCCTAACTGCGTGTGATGGAAGACCAGGAAATGCAACATGTGCAGGCCCAAATGGGCAAAGATTGGCAGCTAGCATGAACAATGCATCTTTCCAGTTTCCAGACAAGATTTCAATGTTGGAAGCCTTTTTCTATAATGTCGGTGGAGTATATACTACTGATTTCCCAGACCAACCACCATTGAAGTTTGACTACACAAATCCTAATAATAGCAACAACACTGCTATTATAATGACCACAAAGTCCACAAAGGTGAAGAAAGTAAAGTTCAATGCCACAGTTGAGATTGTGTTCCAGAATACTGCTTTGATTGGGATAGAAAATCACCCTATTCACTTGCATGGATTCAACTTTTATGTATTGGCCCAAGGCTTTGGCAACTATAACCCCGCTGTTGATCAGAAAAAATTCAACCTTGTCAATCCACAAGAACGTAACACAATTGGCGTTCCAGTTGGAGGATGGGCCGTCGTTAGATTCCGAGCTAACAATCCAG GTGTATGGCTGATGCATTGTCATTTGGATGTTCATTTGCCATGGGGTTTAGCCACATCTTTTGTTGTTGAGAATGGGCCAACACCATCAACTAGGCTACCTCCTCCTCCACCAGATCTACCTAAATGCTAG